The following proteins come from a genomic window of Dysgonomonadaceae bacterium PH5-43:
- a CDS encoding acetyltransferase-like isoleucine patch superfamily enzyme (product_source=COG0110; cath_funfam=2.160.10.10; cog=COG0110; pfam=PF00132; superfamily=51161), whose translation MKSILNNIAKFIIHRAYPQFKRRKEYASYGLILKRYFFLQKIIGFNRSVPWPVHFTSVVRGWESIEKGICCDPGDNPGLYINASGGLKLGNNVAIGANTSITTVNHYKYDHRKQGYKKGITIGDNVWIGANCSITAGVTIGDNVVIGAGCTVRENIPSNVVVIGSASNLEIIPKKKDYEWDCTKEELM comes from the coding sequence ATGAAATCTATCTTAAACAATATAGCAAAATTTATTATCCATCGAGCTTATCCTCAGTTTAAGCGTCGTAAAGAATATGCTTCTTATGGATTAATACTTAAACGATATTTCTTTCTTCAGAAAATAATAGGATTTAATCGTAGTGTGCCTTGGCCTGTCCATTTTACTTCTGTTGTTAGAGGTTGGGAGAGTATCGAAAAAGGAATTTGTTGCGACCCTGGCGATAATCCGGGTTTGTATATAAATGCTTCTGGCGGATTAAAACTTGGTAATAATGTAGCGATAGGAGCAAATACCTCCATAACTACGGTAAATCATTATAAATACGACCATAGAAAACAAGGATATAAAAAGGGAATCACAATAGGCGATAATGTGTGGATAGGTGCAAATTGTTCTATAACAGCAGGAGTAACTATAGGTGATAATGTAGTAATAGGAGCAGGTTGTACAGTAAGAGAAAATATTCCGTCGAATGTTGTAGTTATTGGTTCGGCGAGCAACTTAGAGATTATTCCTAAAAAGAAAGATTATGAATGGGATTGTACTAAAGAAGAATTAATGTAA
- a CDS encoding putative ferredoxin-like protein (product_source=COG4739; cath_funfam=3.40.109.10; cog=COG4739; pfam=PF09918; superfamily=55469), with amino-acid sequence MILNERETRRQHILEVAKQMMTAARTAPKGKGIDIIEIITVEGDDIKTLSEKTYSLGEEKGFKFMFRDAENILSAEAVVLIGTRSQTHGLNCAHCGFDTCAEKPEHIPCAINTIDVGIAIGSACATAADLRVDSRVMFSVGLAAQKLNWLKGCGSVMAIPISAGSKNPFFDRKRKES; translated from the coding sequence ATGATTTTGAACGAAAGAGAAACAAGACGCCAACATATTTTGGAAGTGGCGAAACAAATGATGACAGCGGCACGCACCGCTCCAAAGGGTAAGGGTATAGATATTATAGAGATAATAACAGTGGAAGGAGATGATATTAAAACTCTTTCGGAGAAAACATACAGTTTGGGCGAAGAAAAAGGCTTTAAGTTTATGTTTCGCGATGCCGAGAATATTTTATCTGCAGAAGCTGTAGTTCTTATTGGAACACGCTCGCAAACTCACGGACTTAATTGTGCTCATTGCGGATTTGATACTTGTGCCGAAAAACCAGAACATATTCCTTGCGCTATAAATACTATAGATGTGGGTATTGCTATTGGTTCGGCTTGCGCTACCGCTGCCGATTTACGGGTAGATTCTCGAGTTATGTTTTCTGTTGGTTTGGCTGCTCAAAAGCTAAACTGGCTTAAAGGTTGTGGTTCGGTAATGGCTATTCCTATTAGTGCCGGTAGTAAAAATCCTTTCTTCGATAGAAAAAGGAAAGAAAGCTGA
- a CDS encoding hypothetical protein (product_source=Hypo-rule applied; cleavage_site_network=SignalP-noTM; pfam=PF12099; superfamily=103088,56925), which yields MNKPLLGLMLFCCCVLDSLSATTVIADNDFAEVLLNVEASAESPPRESHYRTVRIYYRVNRTEIDATYMGNDSTLSVVDRLFDNTILKDGDFVVITATASPEGPLKNNQRLAIERALALKNYITQKYPEIKENQFVLLPEAEDWTGLKEMVEEDEQVPFREQLLDILNSNLNTETQKKRIRKLAKGATYRYLLKHILPYLRGSATSTIYLKEDIPVEPEIIVRVDTVYVDREVLRIDTVCPEKEIFKAPRNFVIAVKTNLLYDAALLPNLAIEYPFGTDYRWSVGVEGNWSWWNTNADSYYFHRIQIAGLELRRWFGNKTGNPLNGWFVGAYGYGGTYDIRLFTDKKSDEGQLSNWTYSAGLTFGYAMPLAERLNLEFSLGVGYLGGKYYKYTIGSCEECIFPWKSTHIRSYVGLTDANISLVWLIGNVTNKNKGKEAQQ from the coding sequence ATGAATAAGCCGTTATTAGGTTTAATGCTATTTTGTTGTTGTGTTTTAGACTCATTAAGTGCAACAACGGTAATAGCAGATAATGATTTTGCAGAGGTGCTCTTGAATGTTGAAGCAAGCGCAGAAAGTCCACCTCGAGAATCTCATTATCGAACGGTGCGTATTTATTATCGTGTAAACCGAACGGAAATAGATGCCACTTATATGGGTAATGATAGCACGTTAAGTGTTGTCGATAGATTGTTTGATAATACTATATTGAAAGATGGAGACTTTGTTGTTATAACCGCTACAGCATCTCCCGAAGGTCCTCTTAAAAATAATCAACGTTTAGCTATAGAAAGAGCGCTCGCTCTTAAAAACTACATTACACAGAAATATCCAGAAATAAAAGAAAATCAGTTTGTTTTGCTTCCCGAAGCCGAAGATTGGACAGGGCTTAAAGAAATGGTTGAAGAGGACGAACAGGTTCCTTTCCGTGAGCAGTTACTTGATATACTCAATAGTAATCTGAATACAGAAACCCAAAAGAAAAGAATTCGAAAATTAGCAAAGGGGGCAACCTATAGGTATTTGTTAAAACATATTCTACCTTATTTGCGAGGTAGTGCTACCAGTACTATTTATCTTAAGGAAGACATTCCTGTTGAGCCTGAAATTATTGTTAGGGTCGATACTGTTTATGTAGATAGAGAAGTGTTGCGTATAGACACGGTTTGTCCAGAAAAAGAAATATTCAAAGCTCCAAGAAACTTTGTTATTGCAGTAAAGACTAACTTGCTTTACGATGCTGCTTTATTGCCTAACTTAGCAATCGAGTATCCATTCGGAACAGATTACAGATGGTCGGTAGGCGTAGAGGGAAATTGGTCGTGGTGGAATACGAATGCAGATAGCTATTATTTTCATCGAATACAAATAGCTGGACTTGAATTGCGCCGTTGGTTCGGAAATAAAACTGGAAATCCTTTGAACGGTTGGTTTGTGGGAGCCTATGGATATGGAGGAACTTATGATATTAGGTTGTTTACTGATAAAAAAAGCGACGAAGGACAACTTAGTAACTGGACTTATTCTGCTGGTTTGACTTTCGGCTATGCTATGCCTTTAGCCGAACGTTTGAATCTTGAGTTTAGCTTAGGGGTAGGTTATTTGGGTGGCAAATATTACAAATATACGATAGGTTCGTGCGAAGAATGTATTTTTCCTTGGAAGAGCACGCATATTAGAAGTTACGTTGGACTTACTGATGCGAATATCTCATTGGTATGGTTGATAGGAAACGTTACTAATAAAAATAAAGGAAAGGAGGCGCAGCAATGA
- a CDS encoding hypothetical protein (product_source=Hypo-rule applied; pfam=PF17145), with protein MRNVLVLFLFAIVLISCENKSLCDAGLCDKAAVAIKVVVNWEKTSDVRAMRMNIFSLTDEVSDYGRDNIPVSGEKMIKLPNYSSHLPFCYDNYANIYFKNETILGSFQAYCLETIRQTYNTLATPVEGEKTVEDPRGNFFVHSWQEPFDVMFCNDCEDLLILNFYPKNILREFTYRVNNIEGAKNVGEARGATSGMAATYFFRTDELTTERSTVLFVNSTVGVDDNGVGYIEGSFFTFGPVPPYTNRFTIEVLSKAGAYYTAYWDVSGQISESMANREAKLARDGYDILIENKSDIPEIPDPGETPEGGGGFEIGVDEWDNVDVYL; from the coding sequence ATGAGAAATGTTCTGGTATTGTTTTTATTCGCCATTGTTCTTATTTCGTGCGAGAATAAAAGCCTGTGCGATGCCGGATTGTGCGACAAAGCTGCTGTTGCTATAAAGGTTGTCGTTAACTGGGAGAAAACCTCTGATGTCAGAGCTATGCGAATGAATATATTCTCTTTAACAGATGAAGTATCCGATTATGGGCGAGATAATATTCCAGTGAGTGGAGAAAAAATGATTAAGTTGCCCAACTACTCTTCGCATCTTCCTTTTTGTTACGATAATTATGCGAATATTTATTTTAAGAACGAAACAATTCTTGGTTCGTTCCAGGCTTATTGTTTAGAAACCATACGGCAGACATACAATACATTGGCTACTCCTGTAGAGGGAGAGAAAACAGTAGAAGATCCTCGAGGAAATTTCTTCGTGCATTCGTGGCAAGAGCCCTTTGATGTTATGTTTTGTAATGATTGTGAAGATCTGTTGATTTTGAACTTCTATCCGAAGAATATACTTCGAGAGTTCACTTATCGGGTCAATAATATAGAAGGGGCTAAGAATGTTGGTGAGGCTCGAGGAGCTACGTCAGGAATGGCGGCAACTTATTTCTTCCGAACAGATGAATTAACGACGGAGCGTTCGACTGTTTTGTTTGTGAATTCGACCGTAGGAGTCGATGATAATGGCGTCGGCTACATTGAAGGTTCTTTCTTTACGTTCGGTCCTGTTCCTCCTTACACCAATCGGTTTACGATAGAAGTTCTGTCGAAAGCTGGAGCGTACTATACTGCCTATTGGGATGTGTCGGGACAAATAAGCGAATCTATGGCAAACCGTGAAGCCAAGTTGGCTCGCGACGGATACGATATTTTAATTGAAAACAAATCAGACATTCCAGAAATACCCGATCCGGGCGAGACTCCCGAAGGAGGCGGAGGCTTTGAGATCGGTGTAGACGAGTGGGATAATGTAGATGTATATTTATAA
- a CDS encoding uncharacterized protein YjbI with pentapeptide repeats (product_source=COG1357; cath_funfam=3.80.10.10; cog=COG1357; pfam=PF13149; smart=SM00369; superfamily=52058): protein MNKGLLSFATLVMVALTLVSCSNDDNLDSLIEQTKGEGIEFRTLMDKPSNGLRAAITNEDNILSFQVTGIKMNGASPVTEAPYLFNAFGITRGEDDSWNYTPKRYWPEGLKVDFYAYSPASSKNIETGKGIADYVAGASPITYTVPQVSETDAQEDFLVARIKGQDKNSGNVKLNFLHALSRIKFYAKTSQKNITYTIESVELMNLNTKGELNLDDAGIVEAGSLVYDPSADPTVIWESQGPSDDYIVDMGTAPIYLLNEYRSILGKAGAILVMPQVTKLSSKGTGKVEPGTGEFAIKVSYKAFVDDIYYAGSATTPEVKYFAVKDIDGRKDSGNDLGIAFEMGRQYNFYLGFGEDVNGEIKFEVGVSDWNDTPDQYIPEPTNYYGIISNDLAKMANKDSDVTKEVTLAQIEAIASLSLSNKTSFDFTGIEYFRKMTSISLTNVQAGDLDASKTPLLTTVTISGSTLGNVNLSNGKLTTLTLSGNNTFASFDASKNKLTSVTFSSTPKIDGSLNLSGNTTLTTINLTGVEYIASKTFDLDLSNCGLTTATLSSTKMSDLNMSNNQLATLTVTTSTFENLDVSNNKLTDVKFDKSSVKTGTGTGLLNAKGNAALETFLTVTEGSSNNAYVIDNLNVQDSKGITKIDVKKGYTIDTLTVWDGCTNAYLTASPAYILNKHSSGGLFGYVNNIKTPNGTPIP, encoded by the coding sequence ATGAACAAAGGATTATTATCATTCGCAACCTTAGTAATGGTTGCATTAACGTTGGTATCTTGTTCCAACGACGACAATTTGGATTCTCTTATCGAACAGACTAAGGGAGAGGGTATTGAGTTTCGCACTTTGATGGATAAACCATCAAACGGTCTTCGTGCGGCTATAACAAACGAAGATAACATCTTGAGCTTTCAAGTAACAGGTATTAAAATGAACGGCGCTTCTCCTGTAACAGAAGCACCATATCTATTTAATGCTTTCGGTATTACACGTGGAGAAGATGATAGCTGGAATTATACTCCTAAGCGCTATTGGCCAGAAGGTCTTAAAGTCGACTTTTATGCTTACAGCCCAGCTTCGTCAAAGAATATTGAAACAGGTAAAGGTATTGCTGACTATGTTGCTGGTGCTTCTCCAATCACTTATACAGTGCCTCAAGTGAGCGAAACAGATGCGCAAGAAGATTTCTTGGTGGCAAGAATTAAAGGTCAAGACAAAAACTCTGGAAATGTTAAGTTGAACTTCCTTCACGCACTATCTCGTATTAAATTCTACGCGAAAACTTCGCAAAAGAATATTACTTATACTATTGAAAGTGTAGAATTAATGAACTTGAATACAAAAGGAGAATTGAACTTAGATGATGCTGGAATTGTAGAAGCGGGCTCATTGGTTTACGATCCTAGTGCAGATCCTACTGTAATATGGGAGAGCCAAGGTCCTTCCGACGATTATATTGTGGATATGGGAACAGCTCCTATCTATTTGCTTAACGAATACAGATCTATTTTAGGTAAAGCAGGTGCTATTTTGGTAATGCCACAAGTTACTAAACTTTCATCAAAAGGAACGGGGAAAGTAGAGCCTGGCACTGGAGAATTCGCAATAAAAGTATCATACAAAGCTTTTGTTGATGATATCTATTATGCAGGAAGTGCAACGACTCCAGAAGTGAAATACTTTGCTGTAAAAGATATTGACGGAAGAAAAGATAGTGGCAATGATTTAGGTATCGCATTCGAAATGGGACGCCAATACAACTTCTACCTTGGTTTTGGTGAAGATGTAAACGGTGAAATTAAATTCGAAGTAGGTGTAAGCGACTGGAATGACACTCCGGATCAATATATCCCGGAACCAACCAACTATTATGGTATTATCAGTAACGATTTGGCAAAAATGGCAAACAAAGATTCTGATGTAACTAAAGAAGTAACCTTAGCTCAGATAGAAGCTATTGCGTCATTATCACTATCAAATAAAACTTCTTTCGACTTTACAGGAATAGAATACTTCAGAAAAATGACTTCAATTTCGCTTACTAATGTTCAAGCGGGAGATTTGGATGCGTCAAAAACTCCATTACTTACAACAGTAACTATTAGTGGTTCTACACTTGGGAACGTTAATTTGTCGAATGGTAAACTTACTACACTTACTCTTTCTGGAAACAATACATTTGCATCATTTGATGCTTCAAAGAACAAGCTAACATCTGTAACATTTAGTTCAACTCCTAAAATTGACGGTAGCTTGAATCTGTCGGGTAACACTACATTGACAACGATAAATCTTACAGGTGTAGAGTATATTGCCTCTAAAACATTTGATTTGGATTTATCTAATTGTGGATTGACAACAGCTACTCTTTCTTCAACTAAAATGTCAGACTTAAACATGTCTAACAACCAGTTAGCTACTCTTACAGTTACAACGTCTACTTTCGAAAACTTGGATGTATCGAATAACAAGTTGACTGATGTGAAGTTTGATAAGAGTTCTGTTAAAACTGGAACTGGAACCGGGCTACTGAATGCAAAAGGAAATGCAGCTTTGGAAACATTCTTAACGGTTACTGAAGGTTCTTCTAATAATGCTTATGTGATAGATAACTTGAATGTACAAGACAGTAAGGGGATCACAAAAATAGACGTTAAGAAAGGTTATACAATAGATACTTTAACAGTATGGGATGGATGTACTAATGCGTATTTAACCGCTTCGCCCGCATATATTCTAAACAAACATAGTAGTGGTGGTCTTTTTGGCTATGTGAACAATATTAAAACGCCAAATGGAACGCCAATTCCATAA